The Metabacillus schmidteae genome has a segment encoding these proteins:
- the lepB gene encoding signal peptidase I — protein MTKKKNEFLEWMKALAIAVILAAIIRSFFFAPIVVDGYSMMPTLHTQDRMIVNKFSYKIDEPERFDIVVFHATVDKDYIKRVIGLPGDHVEYKNDTLYINGEKYEEPYLDEYKNELIDGPLTEPFDLEGITGRSTVPQGQLFVMGDNRRQSKDSRHIGTIPIEEVMGKTNLVYWPFSNIRIVE, from the coding sequence ATGACAAAAAAGAAAAATGAATTTCTAGAGTGGATGAAAGCTTTAGCTATCGCTGTCATTTTAGCAGCAATCATAAGGTCTTTCTTTTTTGCACCGATTGTTGTTGATGGATATTCAATGATGCCAACTTTACATACACAAGATAGAATGATTGTGAATAAATTTTCATATAAAATTGATGAACCTGAGCGATTTGATATCGTTGTTTTTCATGCAACTGTTGATAAAGATTATATTAAACGTGTGATTGGTTTACCAGGAGATCATGTGGAATATAAAAATGATACACTGTATATAAATGGCGAAAAGTATGAAGAGCCTTATCTTGATGAATATAAAAATGAACTAATTGACGGCCCTTTGACAGAGCCTTTTGACCTAGAAGGCATTACAGGAAGATCAACGGTGCCCCAAGGACAACTATTTGTTATGGGGGATAATAGGCGTCAAAGTAAAGATAGTAGACATATTGGTACGATACCAATAGAAGAGGTTATGGGAAAAACGAATCTAGTCTATTGGCCATTCTCAAATATTCGTATCGTAGAGTAA
- the rplS gene encoding 50S ribosomal protein L19, with the protein MQKLIEEITKEQLKTDLPAFRPGDTVRVHVSIVEGTRERIQVFEGVVIKRRGGGISETFTVRKISYGVGVERTFPVHTPKIAKLEVIRRGKVRRAKLYYLRQLRGKAARIKEIR; encoded by the coding sequence ATGCAAAAACTAATTGAAGAAATCACAAAAGAACAATTAAAAACTGATTTACCAGCTTTCCGTCCTGGTGATACTGTACGTGTACACGTAAGTATCGTTGAGGGTACTCGTGAGCGTATTCAGGTATTTGAAGGTGTTGTGATTAAGCGTCGTGGTGGTGGAATTAGTGAAACATTTACTGTTCGTAAGATTTCTTACGGAGTAGGTGTTGAACGTACTTTCCCTGTACACACACCAAAAATCGCGAAGCTAGAAGTTATTCGCCGCGGTAAAGTTCGCCGTGCTAAACTTTACTACCTACGTCAATTACGTGGTAAAGCTGCGCGTATTAAAGAAATTCGATAA